One Brachybacterium kimchii genomic window carries:
- a CDS encoding proline racemase family protein, with the protein MRARRLLQVVDTHVEGLPVRVVTGGVAPLPGDTMEERRARFVAEHDDLRTLLMCEPRGTGWTSGAILQPPTREDADWGVLFIEVTGVLPMCGAGTIGVATALVETGMVEVSEPVTRIRLDAPIGLITADVEVRDGRALSVTIANVASFAHAFDQRIDVPGYGEVSVDIGFGGNFYAVLGADALGLRVEREASGELIRAGSAVMDAVNAQILPRHPGTGYEGCEHTILLDPASDARRARHALVNHPGWMDRSPGGTGTSALMALHHARGDLGLEEDFENTSILGTSFTGRLVGTTRIGATEAVLPTITGSAWLTALSQVVLDPSDPFPAGFTL; encoded by the coding sequence ATGCGCGCGCGACGTCTGCTGCAGGTCGTCGACACCCACGTCGAAGGACTCCCGGTGCGCGTGGTCACCGGGGGAGTGGCGCCGCTGCCCGGCGACACCATGGAGGAGCGCCGCGCCCGCTTCGTCGCGGAGCACGACGACCTGCGCACCCTGCTCATGTGCGAGCCCCGCGGCACCGGCTGGACGTCCGGGGCGATCCTGCAGCCTCCCACCCGCGAGGACGCCGACTGGGGAGTGCTGTTCATCGAGGTCACGGGTGTGCTGCCCATGTGCGGAGCCGGTACGATCGGCGTGGCGACGGCCCTCGTCGAGACCGGCATGGTCGAGGTCAGCGAGCCCGTGACCCGCATCCGCCTGGACGCCCCGATCGGTCTCATCACGGCCGACGTCGAGGTGCGCGACGGACGGGCCCTCTCGGTGACCATCGCGAACGTCGCCTCCTTCGCGCACGCCTTCGACCAGCGCATCGACGTCCCCGGATACGGAGAGGTCAGCGTCGACATCGGCTTCGGCGGGAACTTCTACGCGGTCCTCGGCGCCGACGCGCTTGGGCTCCGCGTGGAGCGCGAGGCGTCCGGAGAGCTCATCCGCGCGGGGAGCGCCGTGATGGACGCGGTGAACGCTCAGATCCTGCCGCGCCATCCCGGGACCGGCTACGAGGGCTGCGAGCACACGATCCTGCTGGATCCCGCCTCGGACGCGCGACGGGCCCGCCATGCCCTCGTCAACCACCCGGGCTGGATGGACCGCTCGCCCGGCGGCACCGGCACCAGCGCGCTCATGGCCCTCCACCACGCCCGCGGGGACCTGGGCCTCGAGGAGGACTTCGAGAACACGTCGATCCTGGGCACGTCCTTCACCGGGCGCCTGGTCGGGACCACCCGCATCGGCGCGACGGAGGCCGTGCTGCCCACGATCACCGGCAGCGCCTGGCTCACCGCCCTCTCGCAGGTCGTCCTGGACCCCAGCGACCCGTTCCCGGCCGGCTTCACCCTCTGA
- a CDS encoding DUF4956 domain-containing protein yields MSAITLYALDLVAAATLTFGIYWPRHRRRDLVVAFLGINVGVLAVSALLANSAVSAGIGLGLFGVLSIIRLRSDELAQHEIAYYFAFLALGLVGGLSVTPAWMGAVFMALIVLTMTLVDHPALLAAHRRQVVVVDRAIADEDELREHLSRMLGGRVTSLSVQRLDTVSDTTTVDVRYRLTGERPAGAAVPIEASAAERSTTSAGRTSMAAPVGAESDTRSDSRSDSRAYAGAGADSAADASRHVQGVAR; encoded by the coding sequence ATGTCCGCCATCACCCTGTACGCCCTGGATCTCGTCGCCGCAGCGACCCTGACCTTCGGCATCTACTGGCCCCGCCATCGCCGACGCGACCTCGTCGTCGCGTTCCTCGGCATCAACGTCGGAGTCCTCGCCGTCTCGGCCCTGCTCGCGAACTCGGCCGTGAGCGCCGGGATCGGCCTGGGCCTGTTCGGCGTCCTGTCGATCATCCGGCTGCGCTCGGACGAGCTCGCGCAGCACGAGATCGCCTACTACTTCGCGTTCCTGGCGCTCGGCCTCGTGGGCGGGCTGTCCGTCACCCCCGCCTGGATGGGCGCGGTGTTCATGGCGCTCATCGTCCTCACCATGACGCTCGTCGACCACCCGGCGCTGCTCGCCGCGCACCGCCGACAGGTGGTGGTCGTCGATCGCGCGATCGCCGACGAGGACGAACTGCGCGAGCACCTCTCCCGGATGCTCGGCGGCCGCGTGACCTCGCTCAGCGTGCAGCGGCTGGACACCGTCTCGGACACCACCACGGTCGACGTCCGCTACCGCCTCACCGGCGAGCGCCCCGCGGGCGCGGCCGTGCCGATCGAGGCGAGCGCCGCCGAGCGCTCGACGACCTCGGCCGGGCGCACCAGCATGGCCGCCCCCGTCGGCGCCGAGTCGGACACTCGATCCGACTCACGGTCCGACTCCCGGGCCTACGCCGGCGCCGGTGCCGACTCTGCTGCCGACGCCTCCCGCCACGTGCAGGGGGTCGCGCGATGA
- a CDS encoding AAA family ATPase, giving the protein MSPERPAPSRLFLLVGPPAVGKLSIAREIGRRSGAIVVDNHLVNNAVFVPMGLDRGGRGLADTDALRARVLDVVLEATLAAPAGLSHVFTNWLPEDPDNAAHVQRLRELAAERGARFVPVWLTASADELSARVDSPERAERSKLVDAGVLRELLTIPSLPAPPDAIEVDTSRMSIEQAAAHILASSRVLDPSDPAGPAHIDGA; this is encoded by the coding sequence ATGAGCCCCGAGCGACCCGCGCCCTCCCGCCTCTTCCTCCTCGTCGGCCCGCCGGCCGTCGGGAAGCTCAGCATCGCCCGCGAGATCGGGCGGCGCTCGGGCGCGATCGTCGTGGACAACCACCTGGTCAACAACGCCGTCTTCGTGCCCATGGGCCTGGATCGCGGGGGCAGGGGCCTCGCCGACACCGACGCGCTGCGCGCGCGGGTCCTGGACGTCGTGCTCGAGGCGACGCTCGCCGCCCCGGCGGGCCTCTCGCACGTCTTCACCAACTGGCTGCCCGAGGATCCGGACAACGCCGCCCACGTGCAGCGCCTGCGCGAGCTCGCCGCTGAGCGGGGCGCACGGTTTGTACCTGTCTGGCTCACGGCGTCGGCCGACGAGCTCTCCGCGCGCGTGGACTCCCCCGAACGGGCGGAGCGCTCGAAGCTCGTCGACGCCGGCGTCCTGCGCGAGCTGCTCACGATCCCTTCGCTGCCCGCCCCGCCGGACGCGATCGAGGTGGACACCTCACGGATGAGCATCGAGCAGGCGGCCGCGCACATCCTCGCGTCCTCGCGCGTCCTCGACCCCTCGGACCCTGCCGGACCCGCGCACATCGACGGGGCATAG
- a CDS encoding manganese efflux pump MntP family protein has translation MTLATTATLLILALGVSADAFAVALGRGLQIRGKLLFNALVLAAAFGVAQAVMPLLGWLLGAAFGTYVDKIDHWIAFGLLAIVGGKMIWEAFRPDDPADELPEDPDHPDHRVTPREVAVLAVATSIDAFAVGISIAFSSLSIWAAVPVIGVVTFVLSFVAVFLGQRIGARFRTPAEVVGGIILILIGLQILLEHLGVL, from the coding sequence ATGACCCTGGCCACCACCGCCACCCTTCTGATCCTCGCCCTGGGCGTCTCCGCCGACGCCTTCGCGGTCGCCCTGGGCCGCGGCCTGCAGATCCGCGGCAAGCTCCTGTTCAACGCACTCGTCCTCGCCGCCGCCTTCGGCGTCGCGCAGGCCGTGATGCCCCTGCTGGGATGGCTCCTGGGGGCCGCCTTCGGCACCTACGTCGACAAGATCGACCACTGGATCGCCTTCGGTCTGCTCGCGATCGTCGGCGGCAAGATGATCTGGGAGGCCTTCCGGCCCGACGATCCGGCCGACGAGCTCCCCGAGGACCCCGACCATCCCGACCATCGCGTCACCCCGCGCGAGGTGGCCGTTCTCGCGGTCGCGACCAGCATCGACGCCTTCGCCGTCGGGATCTCGATCGCCTTCTCCTCGCTCTCGATCTGGGCCGCCGTGCCCGTGATCGGCGTCGTGACGTTCGTGCTGTCCTTCGTCGCCGTGTTCCTGGGGCAGAGGATCGGCGCCCGCTTCCGCACCCCCGCCGAGGTCGTCGGCGGCATCATCCTGATCCTCATCGGCCTGCAGATCCTGCTCGAGCACCTCGGGGTGCTGTGA
- a CDS encoding Ldh family oxidoreductase, whose amino-acid sequence MTSSSASSGHAAPAPSRRLTLVELTDLCREAVRAAGGSAEVAESLAAAVASAERRGKSAIGVAHLPDYLDGLRSGRIGPDARPRVTVSRRAVVAVDADGGTAQLAFDTAEDALVTAARDCGVAVLSVRDAFTAGELGDYATRLAEHGLVAVTGANSPALMAVHGASQEVTGTNPIAFALPHPDGPRMFDQATSETAWVKIRDAADDGSSIPEGWALDPDGEPTTDARAALAGALLPFGGVKGGNIALMVEMLAAMSGGSFSLDAAPFDSGATSPSLGMFAIAIDPSAFAEDYPQRAEEHLRRLREEHGVDFGRRKAEVTEVELPVALLDELAGAGSTGSASTAPAAASEVR is encoded by the coding sequence ATGACCTCGAGCTCTGCTTCTTCCGGCCATGCCGCGCCCGCCCCGAGCCGTCGGCTCACCCTCGTCGAGCTGACGGACCTCTGCCGTGAGGCGGTGCGCGCGGCCGGCGGGTCCGCCGAGGTCGCCGAGTCCCTGGCAGCGGCCGTCGCCTCCGCCGAGCGCCGCGGCAAGTCCGCGATCGGCGTCGCCCACCTGCCCGACTACCTCGACGGTCTCCGGTCGGGCCGGATCGGGCCCGATGCCCGACCGCGCGTGACCGTGTCCCGCCGGGCCGTGGTCGCGGTCGACGCCGACGGCGGCACCGCACAGCTGGCCTTCGACACCGCCGAGGACGCGCTCGTCACGGCCGCCCGCGACTGCGGCGTCGCGGTCCTCTCCGTGCGCGACGCCTTCACCGCCGGCGAGCTCGGCGACTACGCGACCCGCCTCGCCGAGCACGGCCTCGTGGCCGTGACCGGCGCGAACTCGCCCGCGCTGATGGCGGTGCACGGCGCGAGCCAGGAGGTCACCGGCACCAACCCGATCGCCTTCGCCCTCCCGCACCCGGACGGCCCCCGCATGTTCGACCAGGCCACGAGCGAGACCGCCTGGGTGAAGATCCGCGACGCCGCCGACGACGGCTCCTCCATCCCCGAGGGCTGGGCCCTCGACCCCGACGGCGAGCCGACGACCGACGCCCGCGCGGCGCTCGCCGGCGCGCTGCTGCCCTTCGGCGGCGTGAAGGGCGGGAACATCGCGCTCATGGTGGAGATGCTCGCGGCCATGTCGGGCGGCTCGTTCTCGCTGGACGCCGCGCCCTTCGACTCCGGCGCGACCTCGCCGAGCCTGGGCATGTTCGCGATCGCCATCGACCCGTCGGCCTTCGCCGAGGACTACCCGCAGCGGGCCGAGGAGCACCTGCGCCGGCTGCGCGAGGAGCACGGCGTGGACTTCGGGCGGCGCAAGGCCGAGGTCACCGAGGTCGAGCTCCCCGTCGCCCTGCTCGACGAGCTCGCGGGGGCAGGGTCGACGGGCTCAGCGTCGACCGCCCCGGCCGCGGCGTCGGAGGTCCGCTGA
- a CDS encoding sugar O-acetyltransferase, producing the protein MGEHAERLARGEWYLDDPELQERRRRCRRLLDDFNSAGADEDDERHRALTSMLGHVGADVEVVPRFQCTYGAHVRLDDGAFVNANAFFMDDAAITVGAHARLGPGAQLMTALHPIDDHARRREGWERALPISIGENCWLGASVTVGAGVSIGRNTVVGAGSLVLRDLPDHVLAVGSPARIIRTLPPEDGPR; encoded by the coding sequence ATGGGAGAACATGCCGAGCGCCTGGCCCGTGGCGAGTGGTACCTCGATGACCCGGAGCTCCAGGAGCGCCGACGCCGCTGCCGGCGCCTGCTGGATGACTTCAACTCCGCCGGGGCCGACGAGGACGACGAGCGCCACCGCGCCCTGACCTCGATGCTCGGGCACGTCGGCGCCGACGTCGAGGTGGTGCCACGGTTCCAGTGCACCTACGGCGCCCATGTCCGTCTGGACGACGGTGCGTTCGTCAATGCGAACGCGTTCTTCATGGACGATGCGGCGATCACCGTGGGCGCCCATGCCCGGCTCGGGCCCGGCGCCCAGCTGATGACGGCCCTGCACCCGATCGACGACCATGCCCGCAGGCGCGAGGGCTGGGAGCGGGCGCTGCCGATCTCGATCGGGGAGAACTGCTGGCTGGGTGCCTCGGTCACCGTCGGCGCCGGCGTGAGCATCGGCCGGAACACGGTGGTCGGCGCGGGCAGCCTGGTGCTGCGTGACCTTCCCGATCACGTCCTGGCAGTGGGCTCGCCGGCGAGGATCATCCGCACCCTCCCGCCGGAGGACGGGCCGCGCTGA
- a CDS encoding multidrug effflux MFS transporter: MTSEATIDPPTQEPAQAVSPATERPAPARPIGVAMLVTLAILAAVAPFGTDLYLSAFPAMTSDLATTATGVQLSLTAFLVGAGLGQVVFGPWSDRSGRMPPLLIGLVLFLGASIAAVLAVDVQMLVIARLLQGLGGAAGMVIGRAMILDRERGPAAARALNVMMMIGGVAPVIAPLSGSLLAEPLGWRGLLGIVAALGLVALVATLLCVRETLPVEARAGRRHAADGSASDGPAAGDPAAVDSASADASAPRSAWSAMLTRGYLGHVAAFGFGMAIMMAYISASPFVYQDMIGLGTVQYGLAFAVNAVGLMASSALSARLASRVSVRTLTGTGLAISSCAVLVILAFTLVGAPPAWLMVPLFAAIAPLGLVFGNATALALSSVPQRATGSASALLGMLQFVLAGIVAGLVGLAGEDTTLPLALTMLVSAVIALGGFALAGGRR; the protein is encoded by the coding sequence GTGACCAGCGAAGCGACGATCGACCCGCCCACCCAGGAGCCCGCGCAGGCGGTGAGCCCTGCAACCGAGCGCCCCGCGCCCGCCCGCCCCATCGGCGTCGCGATGCTGGTGACCCTCGCGATCCTCGCGGCCGTCGCCCCCTTCGGCACCGACCTGTACCTCTCCGCGTTCCCCGCGATGACCTCGGACCTCGCGACCACGGCCACGGGCGTGCAGCTCTCGCTCACCGCGTTCCTCGTCGGCGCCGGGCTCGGGCAGGTCGTGTTCGGCCCCTGGTCGGACCGGTCCGGGCGCATGCCCCCGCTGCTCATCGGGCTCGTGCTGTTCCTCGGGGCGAGCATCGCCGCCGTCCTCGCCGTCGACGTGCAGATGCTCGTGATCGCGCGGCTCCTGCAGGGCCTCGGCGGAGCCGCCGGCATGGTCATCGGCCGCGCGATGATCCTGGACCGCGAACGCGGACCGGCCGCCGCGCGGGCCCTGAACGTGATGATGATGATCGGCGGCGTCGCGCCCGTGATCGCCCCGCTCAGCGGCAGCCTGCTCGCCGAGCCGCTCGGCTGGCGCGGCCTGCTGGGCATCGTCGCTGCGCTCGGCCTCGTCGCCCTGGTCGCGACGCTGCTGTGCGTGCGCGAGACCCTCCCGGTCGAGGCCCGCGCGGGGCGGCGGCATGCTGCGGACGGCTCTGCCTCCGACGGCCCTGCTGCCGGCGACCCTGCTGCTGTCGACTCCGCGTCCGCCGACGCCTCGGCGCCGCGCTCGGCCTGGTCGGCGATGCTGACCCGCGGCTATCTCGGGCACGTCGCGGCGTTCGGCTTCGGGATGGCGATCATGATGGCCTACATCTCCGCTTCGCCCTTCGTCTACCAGGACATGATCGGGCTGGGCACCGTGCAGTACGGGCTCGCCTTCGCGGTCAACGCCGTCGGCCTCATGGCCTCCTCCGCCCTCTCCGCCCGTCTCGCCTCCCGCGTCAGCGTTCGCACCCTGACCGGCACGGGGCTGGCGATCAGCAGCTGCGCGGTGCTCGTGATCCTCGCGTTCACCCTGGTCGGAGCGCCCCCGGCATGGCTCATGGTGCCGCTGTTCGCGGCGATCGCACCGCTCGGACTGGTCTTCGGCAACGCCACCGCGCTCGCGCTCTCGTCGGTCCCGCAGCGCGCGACCGGCTCGGCTTCCGCGCTGCTGGGCATGCTCCAGTTCGTGCTCGCCGGCATCGTCGCGGGGCTCGTCGGCCTCGCGGGCGAGGACACCACGCTCCCGCTCGCCCTCACCATGCTCGTCTCCGCGGTCATCGCGCTCGGCGGGTTCGCGCTCGCGGGCGGACGCCGCTGA
- a CDS encoding VOC family protein, which yields MTSTPTPGAAPAAIAPLASVSIDCPDPRALAPFYCSLLGLAEAFATPDGSVVSLAGAGPMITLMRADDYVAPQWPNGPQHQQMHLDLAADDLDAASRAVLAIGGVEAPTQPDPTRWRVMLDPVGHPFCLSAVRPD from the coding sequence ATGACCTCCACGCCCACTCCCGGCGCCGCTCCCGCCGCGATCGCCCCGCTCGCCTCGGTCTCGATCGACTGCCCGGATCCGCGCGCGCTCGCACCCTTCTACTGCTCGCTGCTGGGTCTCGCGGAGGCCTTCGCGACTCCCGACGGATCCGTCGTCTCCCTCGCGGGGGCGGGTCCGATGATCACCCTGATGAGGGCCGACGACTACGTCGCCCCGCAGTGGCCGAACGGCCCGCAGCACCAGCAGATGCACCTCGACCTCGCCGCCGACGACCTCGACGCCGCCTCGCGCGCGGTCCTCGCGATCGGCGGCGTCGAAGCACCGACGCAGCCCGATCCCACACGCTGGCGGGTCATGCTCGATCCCGTCGGCCACCCGTTCTGCCTCAGCGCCGTGCGGCCGGACTGA
- the soxR gene encoding redox-sensitive transcriptional activator SoxR — protein sequence MTADRTDRAFRDESSGAHASPEQRLSIGEVAERAGVATSAIRHYESRGLLTSDRTSGNQRRYARTVLRRIAVIQAAQHVGLSLAEIAEAFSRFPPDHAPTKRDWARLAREWRPRLDRRIRELEQVRDGLSMCVGCGCLSMRQCAIFNPDDALGASGPGARRVFPHPDEE from the coding sequence ATGACCGCCGACCGCACCGACCGCGCCTTCCGCGACGAGTCCTCGGGGGCGCATGCCTCGCCCGAGCAGCGGCTGAGCATCGGCGAGGTCGCCGAGCGCGCGGGCGTCGCCACCAGCGCGATCCGCCACTACGAATCGCGCGGGTTGCTGACCAGCGACCGCACCTCCGGCAACCAGCGTCGCTACGCGCGCACCGTGCTGCGCCGCATCGCCGTCATCCAGGCCGCGCAGCACGTCGGCCTCTCCCTCGCAGAGATCGCCGAGGCCTTCTCGCGCTTCCCGCCCGACCACGCGCCCACCAAGCGCGACTGGGCGCGGCTCGCCCGCGAATGGCGGCCGCGGCTGGATCGGCGGATCCGGGAGCTCGAGCAGGTGCGCGACGGGCTCTCGATGTGCGTGGGCTGCGGCTGCCTCTCCATGCGCCAGTGCGCGATCTTTAACCCTGACGACGCGCTCGGGGCGTCGGGCCCCGGTGCGCGCCGCGTGTTCCCGCACCCTGACGAGGAGTGA
- a CDS encoding amidohydrolase family protein: MTAASYVPAPTAAGSVVLADVAVVDPASGEVTAHQDVRLEGERIASVAAHDDRSPDRSHGEGSAASPRVVDASGLFVVPAYVDSHAHPLNDPDDVDATYALMLAAGVAGYRQMSGSDELLARRAAGTLRTPEGSPRLLALPGDLLTPITAPDAKGAAASVRHQAEHGADFIKAGFTNRSTLLAAIAEGERVGLDVVGHVPDDIDAREASDAGMHCMEHLGTGVALYAASSRREQQVRKNAGGVPSLPRIPGLAPIANRIFQPFLMKLVVNPVARTSAKTAENYRLVDRTFDEQRAASLAELLAANSTWQCPTLIRVHTQQFPGTPRHRDDPRKRFIAPDVLAVWESVTDTFEELPAPTREALAEHWEAQLRMTRVLADADVPMLTGTDSNGASWVIPGLGLHDEFALLAEAGVSPTKILRAATSDAARFFGREDRSGTVRPGFEADLVLLGGDPTADAAALADVRGVVRDGAYRDRAALDETLERLAARPTAR, from the coding sequence ATGACTGCCGCGAGCTACGTCCCCGCACCCACCGCCGCCGGCTCCGTCGTCCTCGCGGACGTCGCCGTCGTCGACCCCGCGAGCGGAGAGGTCACCGCCCACCAGGACGTGCGGCTGGAGGGCGAGCGCATCGCCTCCGTCGCAGCGCACGACGACCGCTCCCCGGACCGGTCGCACGGCGAGGGATCCGCCGCGTCCCCGCGCGTCGTCGACGCCTCCGGCCTGTTCGTCGTCCCCGCCTACGTCGACTCGCACGCGCATCCGCTGAACGATCCCGACGACGTCGACGCGACCTACGCGCTCATGCTCGCCGCGGGCGTCGCCGGGTACCGGCAGATGTCCGGCAGCGACGAGCTGCTGGCCCGCCGCGCCGCCGGCACGCTGCGCACCCCGGAGGGCTCGCCCCGTCTGCTGGCCCTGCCCGGGGATCTGCTCACCCCGATCACCGCGCCCGACGCGAAGGGCGCCGCCGCCTCCGTGCGCCACCAGGCCGAGCACGGCGCCGACTTCATCAAGGCAGGCTTCACCAACCGCAGCACGCTGCTCGCCGCCATCGCCGAGGGCGAGAGGGTCGGCCTGGACGTCGTGGGCCATGTGCCCGACGACATCGACGCCCGCGAGGCCTCCGACGCCGGCATGCACTGCATGGAGCACCTGGGCACCGGCGTCGCCCTGTACGCGGCGTCCTCGCGGCGCGAGCAGCAGGTGCGCAAGAACGCCGGCGGCGTGCCGAGCCTCCCGCGGATCCCCGGTCTCGCCCCGATCGCGAACCGGATCTTCCAGCCCTTCCTCATGAAGCTCGTGGTCAATCCCGTGGCCCGCACCAGCGCGAAGACCGCCGAGAACTACCGGCTCGTGGACCGCACCTTCGACGAGCAGCGCGCCGCGTCCCTCGCCGAGCTGCTCGCGGCCAACAGCACCTGGCAGTGCCCCACGCTCATCCGCGTGCACACCCAGCAGTTCCCCGGCACGCCGCGCCACCGCGACGACCCCCGCAAGAGGTTCATCGCGCCCGACGTGCTCGCGGTGTGGGAGTCGGTCACCGACACCTTCGAGGAGCTCCCGGCGCCCACGCGGGAGGCTCTCGCCGAGCACTGGGAGGCGCAGCTGAGGATGACCCGTGTGCTCGCCGACGCCGACGTCCCGATGCTCACCGGCACCGACTCCAACGGCGCGAGCTGGGTGATCCCGGGCCTGGGCCTGCACGACGAGTTCGCCCTGCTCGCCGAGGCCGGGGTGAGCCCCACGAAGATCCTCCGCGCGGCGACCAGCGACGCCGCCCGCTTCTTCGGCCGCGAGGACCGCTCCGGTACGGTCCGCCCGGGCTTCGAGGCGGACCTCGTGCTGCTGGGCGGGGACCCGACGGCCGACGCCGCCGCGCTCGCCGACGTGCGCGGCGTGGTCCGCGACGGCGCCTACCGCGACCGCGCCGCGCTCGACGAGACGCTCGAGCGCCTCGCCGCCCGCCCGACGGCGCGCTGA
- a CDS encoding ABC transporter ATP-binding protein: MASSASSTALTASDLHAGYPGQRVLDGIDLEIRSGQAPMGLLGPSGAGKTTLIDALRGILKPTSGQVMYEGRNVSRLRGAHRKAFTADVRFVSQYAMTVTDPRASVAGALGNAAREARKGGRTHAVSVAEMLGTVGLEPRFEDRTLRSLSGGELQRVALATALATRPGILVLDEPLTAVDPGMRGEIAAGLRSRADELGVGMLIASHDLELLQRLSEDVAFLGQGRILARGTMHEVLASTEHPAIRDLAASAPLAAQRFR; the protein is encoded by the coding sequence ATGGCCTCTTCCGCCTCGTCCACCGCCCTCACCGCGTCCGACCTCCACGCCGGCTACCCGGGCCAGAGGGTCCTCGACGGGATCGACCTGGAGATCCGCTCGGGCCAGGCGCCCATGGGCCTGCTCGGTCCGTCGGGCGCGGGAAAGACGACGCTGATCGATGCGCTGCGCGGGATCCTGAAGCCGACGTCGGGCCAGGTCATGTACGAGGGCAGGAACGTCTCCCGGCTGCGCGGCGCGCACCGCAAGGCGTTCACGGCCGACGTCCGCTTCGTCTCCCAGTACGCGATGACCGTCACCGATCCGCGGGCGAGCGTCGCCGGGGCCCTGGGCAACGCCGCGCGGGAGGCGCGCAAGGGCGGCCGCACGCACGCGGTGTCGGTGGCCGAGATGCTCGGGACCGTCGGCCTCGAGCCCCGCTTCGAGGACCGTACGCTGCGCTCCCTCTCCGGCGGGGAGCTGCAGCGCGTCGCGCTCGCGACGGCGCTGGCCACACGCCCCGGGATCCTCGTGCTCGACGAGCCGCTGACCGCGGTGGACCCGGGCATGCGCGGGGAGATCGCCGCGGGCCTGCGCTCGCGCGCGGACGAGCTGGGCGTGGGCATGCTGATCGCCTCGCACGACCTCGAGCTGCTGCAGCGGCTGTCCGAGGACGTCGCCTTCCTCGGGCAGGGACGCATCCTCGCCCGCGGCACGATGCATGAGGTGCTCGCGAGCACCGAGCACCCGGCGATCCGGGACCTCGCGGCGAGCGCCCCGCTCGCCGCGCAGCGCTTCCGCTGA
- a CDS encoding MBL fold metallo-hydrolase has protein sequence MAQNVSTAARAEMLDAQTATRGILQCATCGVEYDARDHPGICPICADERQYLPADGIQHWADPSRYAGPLELVELERGLFAMRGVEGVGIGQEANVLVTEHGNVMVEVPAAITDSAIEAVRALGPMRAIIPSHPHMFGLQSAWSEALGGAPVWVPRADAAWLGRAPARIRLWEGEEQVVPGITAAQLGGHFPGSAVVHWAGADGRGVLLSGDTIAPNPDGRTLAFMRSYPNRIPLSGTVALRVAEAAARFDFDRLYGNFAGAVLQDAREAVLASARRHAAWTSGEHDDLT, from the coding sequence ATGGCCCAGAACGTCAGCACCGCCGCCCGAGCCGAAATGCTCGACGCGCAGACCGCCACCCGCGGGATCCTGCAGTGCGCCACGTGCGGCGTCGAGTACGACGCGAGGGACCACCCCGGGATCTGCCCGATCTGCGCGGACGAGCGGCAGTACCTCCCCGCCGACGGGATCCAGCACTGGGCGGACCCCTCCCGCTACGCCGGGCCGCTCGAGCTCGTCGAGCTCGAGCGGGGCCTGTTCGCGATGCGGGGCGTCGAGGGCGTGGGCATCGGGCAGGAGGCGAACGTGCTGGTCACCGAGCACGGGAACGTCATGGTCGAGGTGCCCGCCGCGATCACCGACTCCGCGATCGAGGCCGTCCGCGCCCTCGGGCCGATGCGCGCCATCATCCCCAGCCACCCGCACATGTTCGGTCTGCAGTCGGCGTGGTCGGAGGCGCTCGGCGGCGCGCCGGTGTGGGTCCCACGGGCCGACGCCGCCTGGCTGGGCCGCGCACCCGCGCGGATCCGTCTGTGGGAGGGCGAGGAGCAGGTGGTCCCCGGCATCACGGCGGCCCAGCTCGGCGGCCATTTCCCCGGCAGTGCGGTCGTGCACTGGGCGGGGGCCGACGGGCGCGGGGTGCTGCTCTCGGGCGACACCATCGCGCCGAACCCGGACGGTCGCACGCTCGCCTTCATGCGCTCCTACCCCAATCGGATCCCGCTGTCCGGAACGGTCGCGCTGCGGGTCGCCGAAGCGGCGGCGCGCTTCGACTTCGACCGGCTGTACGGGAACTTCGCGGGCGCCGTGCTGCAGGATGCGCGCGAGGCGGTCCTCGCCTCGGCGCGTCGGCACGCGGCCTGGACGAGCGGCGAGCACGACGACCTGACCTGA
- a CDS encoding VOC family protein, with translation MDQPADHPSPALQPLHHVELWTHDLAGAAPSFDWLLGALGWTGESDPDWPTGRIWRHPSGVYVVLEQSPAVVGEVHDRMRPGLNHLALRLPPRLGTVPGTESAPHRHAAAGSAPAALDRLREQAPAHGWSELFAEAYPHAGGPEHTALFLENAQGFEMEIVA, from the coding sequence ATGGATCAGCCCGCCGACCATCCCTCACCGGCCCTTCAGCCCCTGCACCACGTGGAGCTGTGGACGCACGACCTCGCGGGCGCCGCGCCGTCGTTCGACTGGCTGCTCGGGGCGCTCGGCTGGACGGGCGAGTCGGATCCGGACTGGCCGACGGGCCGGATCTGGCGGCATCCGAGCGGGGTGTACGTGGTGCTCGAGCAGTCCCCGGCCGTCGTCGGCGAGGTCCACGACCGCATGCGGCCCGGCCTGAACCATCTCGCGCTGCGCCTCCCGCCCCGTCTCGGCACGGTGCCCGGGACGGAGTCGGCGCCGCACCGGCACGCGGCCGCGGGCTCCGCCCCCGCTGCGCTCGACCGTCTGCGCGAGCAGGCCCCGGCGCACGGCTGGTCGGAGCTCTTCGCCGAGGCCTATCCGCACGCGGGAGGCCCCGAGCACACGGCCCTGTTCCTCGAGAACGCGCAGGGGTTCGAGATGGAGATCGTGGCCTGA